A window of Pseudoliparis swirei isolate HS2019 ecotype Mariana Trench chromosome 2, NWPU_hadal_v1, whole genome shotgun sequence genomic DNA:
TATAAACTACGGTCGACGTACACGACTGGACGTGATCACATGCTGTTTATTTAATGTGTAAACATTGAACAACAAATACATCATTTTAAGTGACAAACACGAGCCAAGGAAGTGTAACTAAATGAACATTTCATGTCAGCCAGGTTCACATGACATTCTGCATGAATGATAACTAGCCATAAATTCACTTTTAAGCAAATTACTTATATTTATAAAGTTGAATGCAACATTGGACCACCTCTAACtgatacttaaccctcctgttaccttagggtcaatttgaccccattcaatgtttaatgtcggtgttctttcgggtcaatttgaccccaggctgtttttcactgtgtcaaacatataagaaatatcaacttttttatatatttaaagggctatttaggtagtcaacaaacaaacataaagtacctcacacttaaacttgggaaacaatattaattctaataattttctggaggttttaattgctggggtcaaattgaccccgagggtaaaatatgtcagtaaatataaaggtaacaggagggttaaacattgaatggggtcaaattgacccgaaggtaacaggagggttaaggaggtTATTCTCCAGCGTGTGACGCAACAGCTACTTCCTGTTTGCCTCTCGACCGGACAGCGCTCCAAACGTTTATCACACTGGTTATAACCTGCTCGCTGCTTCGAGCTTGTTCTTTTGTTTCGTGTATGATAAGCCACACAACAAATAATGGAGAGATCAACCCAAACtatgttttttaattgtttttatccTGCTCTCGTTGCCATGTAGAGGGTCTCACGAAGGCCGTCACCATCGACTGGGACGAGGAGCACGGATACCGCAACAGAATGGGCTACCAGAGGGGCAAGCTGCTGGTGATGGAGTCGGGTTTCTACTATATTTACGCCAAGACCTGCTTCCGCTACTACAGACCGGAGGAAAGCAGTTCGGCCGGGCTGCCACCGGTGGATGTGAGCAACACCCAGCTCATCCAGTATATCTACCACGAGAGCATCAAACAGAACAGCAAGTCCGTGGTGCTGATGAAGACGGGCAGCACCATGCGCTGGAACATCACGACCTATAACATGTACTGCGCCCAGCAGGGCCGAGGGGTCCGGCTGGACGAGGGGGACGCCTTGTACGTCAACGTGTCCAATGCTTGGATGCTGGACCCGGAGGGAGAAGGGACTTATTTTGGTGCCATAAAGTTGGGTAactgaaaatttaaaaaaacacgtgGGGAGCGGACATGCTACTGAACATTCGATATGCCAAAGAACCACTGTTAGCGATTTACCGCCTTGACTCGTCGacaaccacttttttttttacatcgctcTTCACCAAATCGCCGAGTCAAATCTGAGAAAAATATCTTCTTGTcttttttgagggggggggagatgtcTGGTGTTGAGAAGCGTCGATACATTTCAGTTCATATCACAGCATTTAGACTTAAGCACAGACATGTGTTGCACTAATTAAACAAATCACAAGGGAGCAACTTCGGAAGCAAGTTagttttttggagggggggggggggagtccacAGTGCGCTGTAGCTGACGCAGCATCCGCTTGTACCCACGGCAGTGAAGGCCACACGTGTTTTCCGGAAAAGGTTCGATGGGCGTGAACGAGGCCGGTAAGCAACTCAACGGTATGATTGGAAACCGGCAGTTCGACGGTGAGTTATATCACCCTCAGCGTCTCCTAAAGATTCACTTTGACTCCGACGTTGTTTCTTTAAGCAACAAAAGCAGCTTGAGAAgaatgtgtggttgtgtgtgtgtgtgtgtgcgcgctccaAACACTCAACAAGCATACCAGTTTTCTGTCAGAGCGGCCGGCTTCACAGAAGGCGACGACGCGACAATATCATTTCAAACCGAGAGGGAATGACATCTGTCTGTTATGTTGATGACGACGGACACACGATGCAGATAGCTGGACTGTCTGATCATAAATGACACGAATAGACTCTTGTCTTCTTTAACCAGACGAACCGAATTGAGTTTGGTTCGTCTTTaacttaaatgttttgtttttcatttggcTCTTCAGTGAGGTAAATGGGAATATGcactaaatatttatttattagctaTATTAGTACAGCGACGGGTCATTGTTGAAGTGACCTTTCGGCTGTAGAAACAATCATTCATATTTTATCTCTGTGTGACATTCATTTTGCAGCACTTAGAGAGGATATAGTAGACACGctttttttgtaataaaaacaCAGGGGCTTCATTTTAAATTCCATATTTATGTATCTTGATTTTGACAATTCTGTGTGCACTTGCCTAGCCAAAAGCAATATGGATATATTGTTTATTCTACAAGATTGTACTTTACCTGTAAGATCTTCATCTGATAGATTAATTTTTCCAttcagtattttattttttatttatgtctgtgtatgttttaataataataaaaaaacctaCTTTTGTAACAGTGTTCCGTTTGTATTGACATGATCCGACTGTGGCGCTATTGTTTGGGATGAAGAGGATTACATGACAGACACCTTGCACTGAAACCCGATGAAGGCCACCCTGACTGCAATAGTAATGCGATGTGCAATTTGATAATCTCCACAATCTTTGGAAACTTCCAACACCGCTatgtcacaacaacaaaaccaagcagcacacacacacacacacacacctacacacacacagcttgttaGCTGGTATATGATCATTGTGGCGATGGGCCTCCCGTTAAGCCCCGCGGAGCGCGCGTGCGAGGCCGAGAAACTGTTTTAAAAAAGTCGGGACTCGAAAGCCAAACAAAGCTCTATTGTCTCACTTGGGCGTTCACCAGCATCCGGCCAGGCTGAAGCCGGGGTTCACACGTCGGTGCCTCACCCGGCTCTCAGCTCATTGTTCTGATGTAACCGAGAGCCTGAAATGCAACCCGGGACCCTGCAGGAGAAACACTTGGCCTGAGGTGCACAAGGAGCGAATTACTTTTCATGTCTTTGCAAAAAAAGAATACTAAATGGTTCACATGTGCCCtaaaataatgttgttttaGAGAACGGTTCTTATGCATAGCCGACGACAAACAATACAACTTGCACTTGCAGTTTTGCAACGACGCAAACAATTCAGCTGCGGCCTCCGTGGAGATGCTCAGGTTTAAAGAGCTGAAGCCGTTGAGCGTAAACAGAGGACGAGCTGCTGCGCCGCCCTTTTGAAGTGACTTGATTTCTCAATTCTTGGCGCTGAACAAAAAcccattaaaatgtgttgtgtcaGTAAACATTACGGAAAGCTCGGCGcccactggacacacacacacacacacacacacactcggacaGAGAAGTTTCACATGCAGAACTCACCGGCCTCTTTTATGACTCGCATATGTAAAAACACAGGGGGCTATGAAAAGCAAAGGCCCCGTGGTCCAGTGAGAGTATGTA
This region includes:
- the tnfsf11 gene encoding tumor necrosis factor ligand superfamily member 11; the encoded protein is MAATHSEYRGYLRNSVDIEAGQHRFHPVQSSEHTYRPLLIGTLAVMGLLQVASSVAILLHLTGYLQEVDLSSAPHRPIEEVQTEPVLNALRDTRRKGRCKTSKERLPSAHLPIGETKEYSKKGLTKAVTIDWDEEHGYRNRMGYQRGKLLVMESGFYYIYAKTCFRYYRPEESSSAGLPPVDVSNTQLIQYIYHESIKQNSKSVVLMKTGSTMRWNITTYNMYCAQQGRGVRLDEGDALYVNVSNAWMLDPEGEGTYFGAIKLGN